In Pirellula sp. SH-Sr6A, the DNA window ACTGCCTTGGATATACATGAAAAGACGAGGACGAAACATTTTTTCGTACGCATCGAAGCACATCTCTCTCGCTTTCTTTTCCACCCAAGGCTTCACAACGCGTCGTTTGAAGAAAGTGATGTAGCACAGGCTGATGCCTAAAATCCAGAAGATGCTCAACATGGCAAATGTACCGTTGCCGCCGATCCCCCAAGCCAAGAGCAATGGGACGAGCATGACGCCATAAAATGGGAGTACAACCTTCTGGTTTTCCATCCGAGTAAGGCTCCGTTCGAGCAGTTCGTATTCTTTGCGAAGCTCGGCGACGGCCAAGTCCGCTTGCCTCATGAGCGACGGAGATGTTTGGTCGGATAGAGATAAATTGAGTTGATCCATCGCGTCCCAAGCCGCCATTTGCGTGAGAAGCAGTACACGATAATCATCCTTGGAATTCAAAGCTGGAAATGTTTCCATGAAGCGTTGGTTGCTGCGAGCGATCTCATCTTGCGCCTCCGCGATCTTTCCCGCCGCGACGATCCAGGGATCCATGCAATAGGCTCGAAGCATGTCGTCGATCCACTGCCGGATCGAATTCTCTCCGATCTTTTCCCTGTCAATCTGGATGTAGTCGAGAAGCAATTCCAAGAACTCTAGGTCCTGATCGAAACCGTTTGGGATCTCGCTTCCGTGAGACTGGATCCATTGCCACTTCTCCTGGATCCAGTCCCAATTTGCCGTCCAAGCCAGTCGCTTGAGGCTGTGGATGTAGAAGATCAAATGATGGATGGTCAGCCGCTGCTGGAAGTTGGATTCACATGCCTCGAGCCATCGCGATACCTTGGCGAATGGGACTTCGCGATAGATTCTCTCCCAGAGAGGTTCGCTGGTTGGGAAGAATGCGTTGGGGGGAACGATCTTGCTCAAAGTCACCAGAATGGAGAATGCAGAATCGGTGTCCACGTCGGTCGTCAAATGTTCTCGTACCAGTCGAAGCAATCCGGGGTCCGTGGGATATTGCTTGAGTCCCGTCAGCAACCACTTCAAGAAACGTTGTGGGTCTTCCCGATCGAGGAGGTCGGAAAGAATGGCCAACTCAAAGTAGTCTCGAGGGGATTTTGTTTGTGATCGGATGAGATGTTTGTAGTACGCTTCTGGTTCTACTTCAACGTTCGGAGCGACGGGGGGCGGAGGGACGTCTAGTTGGTTTGTCGCGTGGGTGGGGTGTGTCTGGTCTCCTGTCGAAGGTTGCTTTTCAATTTCCCATGCAGAACTTTTTTCTCGTTCGAGCTCGCGAGTCACACCGTATCGAAGCTCTGTTTCCAGACTTTCGTACGCTTCGCGAATTCGCTGAAATTCTGCCGGGTGTGTCTCCGGTTTATAGATGCGAATCAGGCGGCCGTACGAGCGTTTAAGATCTTTGCGGTCGAAGCCGTTGGGCAGGTCAAAAAAGCCTGTTGGGTCGTTTGGCAATCGGTCCCAATGCACGTCGTCCGCAGCCATACTGAATCGCTCTTTCCTCTTTGGGCCTTGTTATGGACGTTGCGTCGTAAGGAGAATCGCTTTGATCACCATCGCAGCGATCCACCAGGTGTACCATGGGAGTTCGAAGATCGATGAGAGTGCATTCTTGACCGACTCCAACCCCGTCGCGTTCGATTGAGCAGTCGCACTCACTCGGGTCATATTGGAAAGCGTGGTAAACCAATCCTTTTCCAATTCCATCAGATGGGGAAACTCTCTCTGGACTACTTGCACCCCTTTTTGAATTGCTTTGAGATGCTTTTTGTCTGGTATGGATCGAGCGAATTGCGATTTGACGCGGACAGCATCTCCGGGAGGCAGGACCACGATGGTTTTGAATGCGTTGAACAAACCCATATCCATACCTGGGGTTTGTCCTAGTTTCGGAAAGTCTACTCGGCACTTGGCGACTGTTCGCAATCGATTCGCAACCGGTCCGAGTTCAGGAAAGTTTTTGGTCTCCAACGCGCCGATTAGTTGGTCAAGCTGATCGATAGGCAGTTTCCAAAAGTCGCGTTGGATGATTCGGATGTGGGCTCGAAGTGCGTCCCGTTGGGTGCGTCGATCGTCGTTGGCGATAGCGTCTTCGTGATCCAGTCGTTCTTTTTGCAGGAGGGTTCGACGAAGCGTCAAAAGTTCCCCTGACTCGAACATCGGGTTCATGCGGAGTGTTGTCTGCAAGTAATCGCGTTCTCGTTCGCTAATCATTCACTACTCGTCGTCGTTCTCGAAGTATTCAATACCCAGTTCCTCGAGGACCGTTCGCACCACCCTCTCGGCTCTTTCGCATTCTTCTTTGTCACACGACGCCATCGCTTCCTCGAAATAGTCCAGTGCACGATCAAGCTGTTTTCGTTCATCTCGATTGATTTCCCCCAGCATACGCTCGCAGAACCGAGCGAGTTTTTGATATTCCAAATTCTCGCGAGGGTAGATCTTCAGGGCTTGAAGTCGCTCGACGGCATCGCGTATTTGATCTTCATTGAGGCCGTGGACATGGTTGGTCAAAACAGTGCGATGTTTTTTACCGCCCGCCGAGTAGGCCTCCACTTCGAGCAGGCCATTTAAGTCGTAGGTGAACCGAATGTGAATCGGTTGCCCAACTGGTCCTGGAGCGATGTCCTTCACCGAAAGCGAGCCCAATGCAATATTGTCAACGATCTTTCTGGCGTCCCCTTGGTATACCCTAACCTCGACTTGCTTCTGATTCGGTGAAACGGTGTAGAAGACTTCCTCACGGGAAATAGGGATCGTGCTGTTGCGATGCAAGATGGGATAAAAGTAGCCTGCAGTGGTTTGGCCTCCGAACTCTTTTGCGATTTCGACGCCGAGTGTGAAGGGGCATACATCCGTCATCACGAGATCGTTTACTGCAGCATCGTTTTCGATTAAGGCTGCTTGGATGGCGGCTCCGAGCGCGACGACTTCATCGGGGTTGTGTTCCATGATCGCCGGCTTGCCGAAATAGGATCGGACATAGTCCTGCAAAACAGGCATTCGGGTTGCTCCACCGACAAGCAGGACGTCATCAATTTCTCCGGGTGAAAGACTGGCATCGCGCAGCGCTCGATCGATCGGAGTCGAGATCCTCTTCATCAGGGTTTCGCTCAAACGCGCGAACGTTTGTCGATCGACTCGGAACTCCTTTGGATTCTCCGGGATGGACCCATCGAGGTCGGGCAATCGAATCCGAACGACTTCCTCGGCGGTGAGTTTTCGTTTGGCCTGTTCGCATTCCACGCGCAGACGAGCGACGCGGAGGGGTTGTTTTAGTTCTGCAATCTCGAGTTGAAGTTTCTCGTGATGGAGGACGGCTGAGACGATGCGGTCGGTGAAGTCTTCGCCACCGAGCATGCTTTCCCCGGCGGTGGAGCGAATCTCCAAAGTCCCTTCGAAGACCTCCATGACAGTCACATCAAACGTACCGCCGCCGAGATCGATCACACATAGCTGGCGTTCTTGGTCACGGGCATGAAATCCATACACCAGCGCTGCTGCCGTCGGTTCATTGATGATCCTCCGCACGCGCAGGCCGGCAAGCTCGCCTGCGATTTTGGTCGCCTGCCGTTGGTGGTCATGGAAATAGGCTGGAACGGTAATGACCGCTTCGGTGACCTCTTCACCCAGGAAGTTCTCTGCGTCGGCTACCAGCGATTTCAGTACAAGACTGCTGAGCTCGTAGGGTTGAAAGGTTTTTGGCCCAACCTGAATCTTTCGGTCGGAGCCCATGTAGCGTTTGAAGCAGGAGGCGGTTCGTTCGGGGTGGGTAACACGCAACTCCTTTGCCGCGCTCCCGACGACGATCTCCCCCGATTCCAACATCCCGACGACCGAGGGGGTGAGGTATCCACCGTGCGAATTGGGGATAAGAACGGGGCCGGACTCTCGAAAAACCGCGCACAGGGAATGGGTCGTACCTAGGTCGATTCCAATAACGTTCGACATCGGGGTGGTTCACGCAAAAGGCAAGTTCGTCATCGCGATGAATGACATTATGATTTGTCCTAGAGGTCTTGTCGATAAAGATACCAGCAGCTGACTCCGAGGATGACGAGGATGAATGCGGTGTTACTGTAGATCGGCTGCCAAGGATCCAATTGTTCCTTGGGCCGATTCAAATCATCGGCACTTAGCGCCAGTGCCTTGTTATTGGGTTTGACCAACATGTACTCGATGGTTTGATTGACTGCAGCGGGTTTCGGATTGAGCAGGTAAAAAGGATCAATCAGATAACGGAAGGCCATCTCGAGCCCGGTTAATGAAGGTCGAACGGCGGCTGTCGAGCGGGTTGCGTTCAAATCCCATCGATCCGCTTGCGTGACGTGATGCGATACCCAGAGTTGATTGTCTGGTGCGAATGCGATGGCTAGCACGGCACCTTGTCCGGTTAGTCGGGGCTTTTCCAGCGACTTGCCATCGGAGGAAACGATCCATACCGATCCGTCTTGGTCCAAAAGCGCAAATCGTCCCTCGGCGTCGACACGCATCTGTTTGATCGACGTTCGCCCGAGTTGATCCAGTTTGCCAGCGACTTCCTTTCTGGCGACATCGACGAGTATAGGAACTTCGCCGTTCGGGCAAACGATGGCGATTTGGTCGTTGCAGGCGATCAAACTGACAAGGCTTTTGTCGCCCTCGAGTGGGAAGGAGCTTTGCAATTCAAATTCCTTTTCCGACTCCTTCCAAATGGTTACTTCCCCATTGCTGATCGAACAAATCGTCGCAAAGGAGGGGGATACCGACAGATCGAATGACTTCCCGAATTCTGTCCCTTTCAAAATGGGTCGGAAGGCTGAGACGGCTTTGTTTGTGTTTACCCCGAAGGCTTGGAACATGGACGACAAACCCGGAAATTGCGTTTCTTCACTGGCGCTCTTGGTTGGGTCAAAGGCGAAAAGCCCATCTCGAGTCACGACGGCGAGAGAATCTTTCCAAGGGATGATTTGCGTGGGACTGCTGGGGAGCTCGGGACCGCTATCGATTCGGCCATCTGCCCAAGGTTTCGAGCGAAAGGTTTTATCGTTGGCATCGGCCACATCGGGGAGTCTCGCGAATTCAAGTTTCGTATCGAAGGTTCTGCCCAAGCCGAAGGGAGTGGCATTGATCCGAGCGAAGTAAAGATTCTTCTGTTCGGGGAGCCATACAGGACCGAGTAGTTGCTGACCGTCGACTTCACCATAGGCCGTGCGCCAGATCGATTCCTTTGCATCCCAAATAAGCAGCCGTCCTTGGGCGTTCCCCATCACCACCGTGTCGTTCATCGCATAGATGCGAGTGGCCTGGGGTTGGATATTGATCGCCACATCGAAGAAGAAATGGATCGTCCCGACACCAAAGCAAACCGCCCAGAAAACGGCGGTGACGACAACGCAGATGATCGGGTTTTTCCAGATCAGTCCGACGAGCGACGAAACCGAGTAGTAAACCATAAACATAAAAACGAACAAAGGGATGCACCAGAGTATTCCGGTGTTCCAAATCTCAAGTCGTAAGCCGGCAAATAAGTAGAGACCGATCAGGAGGTAGACGATATTGACGGCGACAAAGATACAACCGCCCGTGAACTTGGTGAGAAAGAGGAGGCTCCGAGAGATGGGTTTACTGAGCAATAGATGGAGAGAGCCTGTTTGAAACATGTCAGGGATCATGGGGCTGGTGATGATGATTGCGATCAGCATCGCTGCGATTCCCAGCCCAACTCGCATAACCAACGGGAATATGGTTCTCTCGATGATGGGGCGTAACCCATCGATTGACAGAGGTAGAGGTTGGCCGAGCGGTATGTTGGCCCAAGTGATCAAAGTGGCTTGGCCGTCCGACGAGCTGAGTCGGTTCGGAAACGCGAGATCGATGAGTCGGCGATTGAGCCGTTCTCGTTCGCTTTCGCTGAGGGCGGGTTTCTCCACCAATTCCTTGATCTCTTTGCGTCGTTCGGCGGTGGGCCAAGCTTCTGCGTCGTAGAGGTCTTCGATGGTGAGCAATCGATTGAGTTCTTCCAGCAGCGATCCGATTGCGATCTTGCGATCGCTCTCTTTGCGCTGTTGGAGCATGGTTTGGAATTCTTCGCTAAGTTTCGCGTAGATGGCCCGAGCTGCTTTTGAACCTTTGCCCGCGGACGCATCGGCGAGCGAGTCCATAATGGCTTTGGCGCTATTCTCCGACGAGAAGGTACGGCGCGCGATGCGATAGCTCTCCGTCGACGAAATAGTCAACGGAAAGAGGGCAGCTAAGAGCAATGTCCAAGCGGCCAGGAGCATCCACAGGACGCGAGAGCGAATGGACTCTAAGAAGCTGTCGTAGAGAACGGCAATATAGGGTTTCATAGGTACAGAAGATGAGGTCCGGGGATTTTGTTCGGGGCGTTATCGTAAGTGGGGAGGAACAGAACCTACGAAGCTCATGAAGACTTGTTCTAGGCTCGGTCGGAATCGCTCGACGGCCAAGATGCTGATTTGTTGGGTTCGGAGGCGGTCGATCAAATGGTCCAAGGAAATCTGATCGGGCAAACTCAATTCCACGCGATAGACGCGCTCGGTCTCCGAAAGGGGGACGATACTGACTGGATGGGTCTGGGAGAAGAATGCCTCGAT includes these proteins:
- a CDS encoding Hsp70 family protein, translating into MSNVIGIDLGTTHSLCAVFRESGPVLIPNSHGGYLTPSVVGMLESGEIVVGSAAKELRVTHPERTASCFKRYMGSDRKIQVGPKTFQPYELSSLVLKSLVADAENFLGEEVTEAVITVPAYFHDHQRQATKIAGELAGLRVRRIINEPTAAALVYGFHARDQERQLCVIDLGGGTFDVTVMEVFEGTLEIRSTAGESMLGGEDFTDRIVSAVLHHEKLQLEIAELKQPLRVARLRVECEQAKRKLTAEEVVRIRLPDLDGSIPENPKEFRVDRQTFARLSETLMKRISTPIDRALRDASLSPGEIDDVLLVGGATRMPVLQDYVRSYFGKPAIMEHNPDEVVALGAAIQAALIENDAAVNDLVMTDVCPFTLGVEIAKEFGGQTTAGYFYPILHRNSTIPISREEVFYTVSPNQKQVEVRVYQGDARKIVDNIALGSLSVKDIAPGPVGQPIHIRFTYDLNGLLEVEAYSAGGKKHRTVLTNHVHGLNEDQIRDAVERLQALKIYPRENLEYQKLARFCERMLGEINRDERKQLDRALDYFEEAMASCDKEECERAERVVRTVLEELGIEYFENDDE
- a CDS encoding J domain-containing protein, with translation MAADDVHWDRLPNDPTGFFDLPNGFDRKDLKRSYGRLIRIYKPETHPAEFQRIREAYESLETELRYGVTRELEREKSSAWEIEKQPSTGDQTHPTHATNQLDVPPPPVAPNVEVEPEAYYKHLIRSQTKSPRDYFELAILSDLLDREDPQRFLKWLLTGLKQYPTDPGLLRLVREHLTTDVDTDSAFSILVTLSKIVPPNAFFPTSEPLWERIYREVPFAKVSRWLEACESNFQQRLTIHHLIFYIHSLKRLAWTANWDWIQEKWQWIQSHGSEIPNGFDQDLEFLELLLDYIQIDREKIGENSIRQWIDDMLRAYCMDPWIVAAGKIAEAQDEIARSNQRFMETFPALNSKDDYRVLLLTQMAAWDAMDQLNLSLSDQTSPSLMRQADLAVAELRKEYELLERSLTRMENQKVVLPFYGVMLVPLLLAWGIGGNGTFAMLSIFWILGISLCYITFFKRRVVKPWVEKKAREMCFDAYEKMFRPRLFMYIQGSRVTPSAAAECLKESAHQTGSGNVIDVIFTYAAGDMGLRGYHVAQCFLH
- a CDS encoding ABC transporter permease encodes the protein MKPYIAVLYDSFLESIRSRVLWMLLAAWTLLLAALFPLTISSTESYRIARRTFSSENSAKAIMDSLADASAGKGSKAARAIYAKLSEEFQTMLQQRKESDRKIAIGSLLEELNRLLTIEDLYDAEAWPTAERRKEIKELVEKPALSESERERLNRRLIDLAFPNRLSSSDGQATLITWANIPLGQPLPLSIDGLRPIIERTIFPLVMRVGLGIAAMLIAIIITSPMIPDMFQTGSLHLLLSKPISRSLLFLTKFTGGCIFVAVNIVYLLIGLYLFAGLRLEIWNTGILWCIPLFVFMFMVYYSVSSLVGLIWKNPIICVVVTAVFWAVCFGVGTIHFFFDVAINIQPQATRIYAMNDTVVMGNAQGRLLIWDAKESIWRTAYGEVDGQQLLGPVWLPEQKNLYFARINATPFGLGRTFDTKLEFARLPDVADANDKTFRSKPWADGRIDSGPELPSSPTQIIPWKDSLAVVTRDGLFAFDPTKSASEETQFPGLSSMFQAFGVNTNKAVSAFRPILKGTEFGKSFDLSVSPSFATICSISNGEVTIWKESEKEFELQSSFPLEGDKSLVSLIACNDQIAIVCPNGEVPILVDVARKEVAGKLDQLGRTSIKQMRVDAEGRFALLDQDGSVWIVSSDGKSLEKPRLTGQGAVLAIAFAPDNQLWVSHHVTQADRWDLNATRSTAAVRPSLTGLEMAFRYLIDPFYLLNPKPAAVNQTIEYMLVKPNNKALALSADDLNRPKEQLDPWQPIYSNTAFILVILGVSCWYLYRQDL